A section of the Natranaeroarchaeum aerophilus genome encodes:
- a CDS encoding MBL fold metallo-hydrolase — MAAGDVTEVTMGSCTDLYYVDTGMYDSPGYGAVYVLDAERPAVVDTGIGTNYEYVKDAIDTVGLTTEEIEVIAPTHVHLDHAGGAGFLAADCPNADVYTHEIGVPHLADPSRLVEGTRAAVGDQWQYYTDPKPVPEDRLRALTDGDVIDLGDHELRVHHAPGHAPHQVVFEDPANDAVFTADAAGIYVPELDRIEPTSPPSNFDLEGALDDVETLREIDPETLLFAHFGPAPTAGLLDEYETVLSEWVESVEEKRAVLGNDEAVVDHFVDGVDEDLIEVWGEHKARAETAMNVRGVLGYLDHR; from the coding sequence ATGGCAGCAGGCGATGTCACGGAAGTGACGATGGGTTCGTGTACTGACCTCTACTATGTCGATACCGGAATGTACGACTCGCCGGGCTACGGCGCGGTGTACGTTCTCGACGCCGAGCGTCCCGCAGTCGTCGATACCGGGATCGGCACGAACTACGAGTACGTGAAGGATGCCATCGACACAGTCGGACTCACGACCGAGGAGATCGAGGTCATCGCGCCGACACACGTCCACCTCGACCACGCCGGTGGGGCGGGTTTTCTTGCCGCGGACTGTCCGAATGCGGACGTCTACACACACGAGATCGGCGTCCCGCATCTCGCCGACCCATCACGACTCGTGGAGGGAACCAGGGCCGCTGTCGGCGATCAGTGGCAGTATTACACCGATCCGAAGCCGGTTCCCGAAGACCGTCTCCGGGCGCTCACTGATGGCGACGTCATCGATCTGGGCGATCACGAACTCCGTGTCCACCACGCGCCGGGCCACGCCCCCCACCAGGTCGTCTTCGAGGATCCGGCGAACGACGCGGTCTTTACCGCCGACGCCGCCGGGATCTACGTGCCAGAACTGGACCGGATCGAACCCACCTCGCCGCCGTCGAACTTCGACCTCGAAGGGGCGCTCGACGACGTCGAAACGCTCCGGGAGATCGATCCGGAGACGCTGCTGTTTGCCCACTTCGGCCCAGCCCCGACGGCGGGCCTCCTCGACGAGTACGAGACGGTACTCTCCGAGTGGGTCGAAAGCGTCGAGGAAAAGCGTGCAGTGCTCGGTAACGACGAGGCCGTCGTGGACCACTTCGTCGATGGCGTCGACGAGGACCTGATCGAGGTCTGGGGCGAACACAAGGCACGCGCGGAGACGGCGATGAACGTCCGCGGCGTCCTCGGCTATCTCGACCATCGGTAA
- a CDS encoding AMP-dependent synthetase/ligase has protein sequence MNWRDAEAEFDDHVTEMSTLPRLFEVAAERHADRPAQQYKGGVYDRSLTESVLPEAPDDEFRAIPYAEMRDIVHHLAAGFRDLGVADGTRVGLFADTRMEWAQTDFSLLAAGGVVTTVYTGSSPHQAQYLLDDPGAEGVVVENAELLDRILSVEDELDLEFIVVMDSYDESDDAYDREDIYTLADVHDRGADRYDPDEYEGWLDERDVEDLASLIYTSGTTGQPKGVQLTHANFRSNVNQVYRRYGPRPDKGDTPVIDEHTRTVSFLPLAHVFERMAGHFLMFGVGACVAYAESSDTIQADFEQVGPTTATSVPRVYEKMYDAIREQAQESDIKARIFAWATDVGQTYHETDDPGFVLETKRTVADKLVFSTVKEALGGNIEFFISGGGSLSSELCALYHGMGLPIMEGYGLTETSPVVAVNPPEEPKVGTIGPPVVDVDVRIDESLAGDEFADLPGEVGELLVRGPNVTEGYWEKPDATAGAFTELESEAASADGGEGETDRWFRTGDIVHQRPDDYIEFKERAKQIMVLSTGKNVAPAPIEDAFASSEVVEQCMVVGDSRKFVGALIAPNVEGIRSWAEEDGIDLPASHSALIEDDRVRERIHQEVDAVNENFESYETIKKFRLVSEEFTEDNDLMTPTMKKKRRNIIDRFDDQIEDMYED, from the coding sequence ATGAACTGGAGGGACGCCGAGGCGGAGTTCGACGATCACGTAACCGAGATGAGCACGTTGCCGCGGCTGTTCGAGGTGGCGGCCGAGCGCCACGCGGATCGACCCGCCCAGCAGTACAAGGGTGGGGTCTACGATCGCTCACTGACCGAGTCCGTGCTTCCCGAAGCGCCCGACGACGAGTTCCGCGCCATCCCATACGCCGAGATGCGCGATATCGTGCACCATCTAGCGGCGGGATTCCGCGATCTCGGCGTCGCGGATGGCACCCGTGTTGGACTCTTTGCCGACACCCGCATGGAGTGGGCACAGACCGACTTCAGCCTCCTCGCGGCGGGCGGCGTCGTCACCACAGTCTACACCGGTTCCTCACCGCACCAGGCCCAGTACCTGCTGGACGATCCGGGTGCAGAGGGCGTCGTCGTCGAAAACGCGGAGCTGCTTGACCGGATCCTCTCCGTCGAGGACGAGCTCGATCTGGAGTTCATCGTCGTGATGGACAGCTACGACGAGAGCGACGACGCCTACGACCGCGAGGACATCTATACGCTCGCCGACGTCCACGATCGCGGCGCGGACAGGTACGACCCGGACGAATACGAAGGATGGCTCGACGAGCGTGATGTGGAGGATCTCGCCAGCCTGATATACACGTCCGGAACCACTGGCCAGCCCAAGGGCGTCCAGTTGACCCACGCCAACTTCCGCTCGAACGTCAATCAGGTGTACAGACGGTACGGCCCGCGCCCCGACAAGGGCGACACGCCGGTTATCGACGAACACACCCGGACTGTCTCCTTCCTGCCCCTCGCACACGTCTTCGAGCGGATGGCCGGACACTTCCTCATGTTCGGCGTCGGGGCCTGCGTCGCCTACGCCGAGAGCTCCGACACCATTCAGGCGGACTTCGAGCAGGTCGGGCCGACGACCGCGACCAGCGTCCCGCGGGTGTACGAGAAGATGTACGACGCGATCCGCGAGCAGGCCCAGGAATCGGACATCAAAGCCCGGATCTTCGCCTGGGCGACCGACGTCGGACAGACGTACCACGAGACCGACGACCCCGGCTTCGTCCTCGAAACGAAGCGAACTGTCGCCGACAAACTCGTTTTCAGCACGGTCAAGGAGGCGCTGGGCGGAAATATCGAGTTTTTCATCAGCGGAGGCGGCAGCCTCTCGTCAGAGCTCTGTGCGCTATATCATGGGATGGGCCTGCCGATTATGGAGGGGTACGGCCTGACCGAGACCTCACCCGTCGTCGCAGTCAACCCGCCCGAGGAGCCGAAGGTCGGAACGATCGGTCCCCCAGTGGTCGACGTCGACGTCCGGATCGACGAGAGCCTCGCGGGCGACGAGTTCGCGGATCTGCCCGGCGAGGTCGGCGAGTTGCTCGTTCGAGGCCCGAACGTCACTGAAGGGTACTGGGAGAAGCCAGACGCCACTGCGGGCGCGTTCACCGAGCTAGAGAGTGAAGCGGCGTCCGCAGATGGCGGCGAGGGGGAGACAGACCGCTGGTTCCGGACTGGCGACATCGTTCACCAGCGTCCTGACGACTACATCGAGTTCAAAGAGCGAGCAAAACAGATCATGGTGCTCTCGACGGGCAAAAACGTCGCTCCGGCCCCCATCGAGGACGCCTTCGCTTCCAGCGAGGTTGTCGAACAGTGCATGGTCGTCGGCGACAGCCGGAAGTTCGTCGGCGCGCTGATCGCACCCAACGTGGAGGGGATCCGCTCGTGGGCCGAGGAGGACGGAATTGACCTGCCAGCCAGTCACAGTGCGCTTATCGAGGACGACCGCGTCCGTGAGCGGATCCATCAGGAAGTCGACGCCGTAAACGAGAACTTCGAGTCCTACGAGACGATCAAGAAGTTCCGGCTCGTCTCCGAGGAGTTCACCGAGGATAACGATCTGATGACGCCGACGATGAAGAAGAAACGCCGGAACATCATCGACCGGTTCGATGATCAGATCGAGGATATGTACGAGGATTGA